The following DNA comes from Clupea harengus chromosome 9, Ch_v2.0.2, whole genome shotgun sequence.
TGTTCTGTCTACGTCCCCATGTGCACAGACAAAGTCCCCATCCCTATCGGCCCCTGCGGCAGCATGTGCCTGTCTGTCAAGCGCAAGTGCCTGCCGGTGCTGACAGAGTTCGGCTTCGTGTGGCCCGAGGTCCTCAACTGCAGCCTGTTCCCACCCCAGAACGACCAGAACCACATGTGCATGGAGGGCCCGGCGGAAGACGACGGGCCGTACCACACCATCCGGACCCACCAGCCCATGGAGGAGGAGTGCCAGACACTGGGCTCGGTTCCAGACCAGTACGCCTGGGTCAAACGCAGCCACAGCTGTGCCCTGCAGTGCGGCTACGATGCCGGCCTCTACCGGCGGCAGGCCAAAGTGTTCACAGATGTGTGGATGGCGGCGTGGGCCGTGCTCTGCTTCATCTCCACCACCTTCACCGTGCTCACCTTCCTGGTGGACTCGTCGCGCTTCTCCTACCCCGAGAGACCGATCATCTTCCTGAGCATGTGCTACAACATCTACAGCGTGGCGTTCGTGGTGCGGCTGACGGTGGGCCGCGAGCGCATCTCCTGCGACCTGGAGGAGGCGGCCGTGCCCATCCTGGTCCAGGAAGGGCTGAAGAACACAGGCTGCGCCATCGTCTTCCTCCTCATGTACTTCTTCGGCATGGCCAGCTCCATCTGGTGGGTCATCCTCACGCTCACCTGGTTCCTGGCCGCCGGGTTGAAGTGGGGCCACGAGGCCATCGAGATGCACAGCTCCTACTTCCACATTGCCGCCTGGGCCATCCCGGCTGTCAAGACCATCGTCATCCTCATCATGCGGCTGGTGGATGCCGACGACCTGACGGGGCTCTGCTACGTGGGCAACCAGCACCTGGACG
Coding sequences within:
- the fzd4 gene encoding frizzled-4, with translation MRWISCLDIVVLLSLSVLLSQLGVAHTFGDEEEMTCDPIRISMCQDLGYNVTKMPNLVGNVLQSDAELQLTTFSPLIQYGCSSQLKFFLCSVYVPMCTDKVPIPIGPCGSMCLSVKRKCLPVLTEFGFVWPEVLNCSLFPPQNDQNHMCMEGPAEDDGPYHTIRTHQPMEEECQTLGSVPDQYAWVKRSHSCALQCGYDAGLYRRQAKVFTDVWMAAWAVLCFISTTFTVLTFLVDSSRFSYPERPIIFLSMCYNIYSVAFVVRLTVGRERISCDLEEAAVPILVQEGLKNTGCAIVFLLMYFFGMASSIWWVILTLTWFLAAGLKWGHEAIEMHSSYFHIAAWAIPAVKTIVILIMRLVDADDLTGLCYVGNQHLDALTGFVVAPLFTYLVIGTLFIGAGLVALFKIRSNLQKDGTKTDKLERLMVKIGVFSVLYTVPASCVIACYFYEISNWTDFKQTARDSYMAAEMLRIFMSLLVGITSGMWIWSAKTLHTWQKCTNRLVTSGRTKRAKRAGNGWVKPVKGNETVV